The following proteins are co-located in the Psilocybe cubensis strain MGC-MH-2018 chromosome 5, whole genome shotgun sequence genome:
- a CDS encoding Ergosterol biosynthetic protein 28, translated as MSSFLAPYLPSSAGWLAYWQLFVAGAAVFNSIQNLLTLKLTRKLYNNVPATSVTALQARTFAVWTLTSAVIRGYAAYNINNKIIYDIALLSYLIAFGHFFSELLIFRTAKLFPGVISPVIVSTTSLVWMFTQYDFYVRG; from the exons ATGTCCTCTTTCCTCGCTCCTT ATCTCCCATCCTCCGCAGGATGGCTCGCATACTGGCAGCTGTTCGTTGCTGGTGCGGCCGTGTTCAATAGCATCCAGAATCTTCTGACGCTCAAGCTGACCCGTAAACTCTACAACAATGTTCCCGCCACCTCTG TGACCGCCCTCCAAGCGCGTACCTTTGCTGTGTGGACTCTGACGTCCGCAGTCATTCGTGGTTATGCTGCATACAATATCAACAACAAAAT TATTTATGATATAGCACTCTTGTCCTATCTCATTGCCTTTGGCCACTTTTTCTCCGAACTCCTCATTTTCCGAACGGCAAAGCTCTTTCCAGGTGTAATAAGCCCTGTCATTGTCTCAA CTACAAGTCTTGTCTGGATGTTCACCCAGTATGACTTCTATGTTCGAGGGTGA